From Bdellovibrio sp. KM01:
AAGGTTCTAGCCTTATTTACTAAAACACCCAGATCTGTGGCGCCAGCGACCAAGCGCACTTGTTTGGACATAGCTTTAATCTGCAAGGCCTCAGACAGCGTCGCAGGCATATAAAGTTTTTTATTTTCGGAAGTAATCTCAACTCCAGCGTCGATTTCAGATTGGAAGTGAGTCGTTAAGGCTGAAGTTAAATAGCGGGTCGTCAAAGACTCCCATTTATTTAAATCCAAATTCGTTGCTGCTTTTAAGATCGGCTCATAGCCCGTGCAACGACATAAATTTCCAGTCAGGTAATTGCGTGCCTTTTTCTCGGTGACTTCTTGTTTGGACTCTTTGCAGTCCTCTGCCAGTTGAGCCATCGAGCACACCATTCCCGGTGTACAAAAGCCACACTGGCCCCCATGGAATTCGCGCATTTTATTTTGCACTTCACTTAAAGACTCCGCATGCTTCATGCCTTCAACAGTCACGATGCAAGAAAGATCAAAAAGATAAACGGGAGCGATACAGGAATTAATTGCGCGCAAGGGAGTCCAACCGTCTTGACGTAAAGTCGCAGTGACAACGGTGCAGGCCCCGCAGTCGCCTTCAGCGCAAACAACCTTCGTTCCGGGCTTATGAAGAGTATTACGTAAGAATTGAGCAAGGGGCTGAAAAGCCTCTTCGCCGGAGACTTTTATCGTCTCGCCATTGACGTTTACTATAAGATGATTTCTTTTTGCTATTTGACCCATCCTATAGGCGTCTCATGGATTTTGTGAGGTAGCAAGTAGTCTGAAGTATCTAACGAGGCAGAGCGTAAAGAAAAAGGCCCTCCATGGGAGAGCCTTTTTTAATTTATTGCAATAGTGGGGACTAAATTAGTGGCGAACGATATCTGTCGCAGTTTCTTTAGCCACTTCATTCAAGCAATCAGCAAAGAATTTGCAAACCATGAACAGGTGAATTTGTTCATCTTGCTCAAGGGCTGGTTCCAAATCTGGAGACATGAAAAGCTCTTCGATCATATAGTTTACAAGCTCAGGTTGGCCTTCGGCTTTTGCGCGCTCTTGAATTTGCGTGATCATCTCGTCGTTCATTTGCAGGTAAGATTCCATTTCTGGTTCTGCTTTTTCAAAACGAGCCACAACTTCATCTTCAGTGATCGGGCGAAGTTTTTTATATTTTTCTTCAAAGGCGCGGTTCAAGATCAACGCCATCATGAAACCCAAGTCTTGAGCGCTCTCAGACATGTCTTCGATGAATTCCATGAAAAACCCACCCAAATCTGGTTGCACGTCAAATAGGTGCTCGGACGCTTTTTCCAAATCTGCTTCAGTGGTCATGCCGCAGATCACGTCGATAGAATCTTGTACAACTTCAAATGGGATTTTTTCCATGCTATTCCTCTTACTTGTGTTTACTATGGCAGAGGATACAGGGGAGATCGGCACGATGCAATTCTTTAAGACATTAGTTATGATGCTGTTTACGACGCTGGGCTTCTGCTTTTACACTGGGGCATTGGCCGCAGAGACGCTTTCTGAAGACCTTTTCACTCACAAAATTCAGCCCCTTTTTGACAATCGCTGCCTGGCTTGTCACAGCTGTTTCAATGCCCCTTGTCAGCTGAATCTTCAAAACTTTGATGGCTTTGCCCGGGGAGCAAATAAATTCAACGTCTATGATGGCACTCGCAGTAAGAGCGTTGAGCCCTCGCGCATCTGGATCGATGCAAAATCCACCAAAGAGTGGCGTGCGAAGGGGTTTTTCACGGTTCATAATTCCATCGAACCTGAGAAAAATATCTTTTTTCAAGTGCTGAATTTGCGAGCAATTAATACGTCTTCTGTTAAAGCGCAGGTGCATGAGAGCCAAGTCTGCGCAGCCAACAGCGAAGAGTTAAATGCCATGAAATCGGCCCAACCGCAGCTGGGGATGCCTTATGGTCTGCCGGCTTTGCACGAAGGGGAGCTTGAAACTATCAAAGCTTGGATTTCCAAAGGGGCCCCGGGGCCAAGTATGGATGCGGATAAAAAAGCCCATTCCATTCCTACGAAACTGCAGCCTCAGGTGGAAATTTGGGAAAAGTATTTCAATCAAAATGAACTGAAGCAAAAACTGGTCAGTCGTTATCTTTTCGAACATCTTTTCTTGGCCCACATTTACTTTCCAGAGGAACCGCGAACATTTTTACGCCTGATTCGTTCTAAAAATCCGTGTAATAAACCCGACGAAATTGCCACGCGCAGACCCAATGACGATCCGGGCGTTAAAAAATTTTATTACTGTTTCGTGAAATTTCCGGGCACGATCGTTTCAAAAACGCATTTACCTTACGAATTATCCCACCAAAAGCTGGCGCGCTTTAAAGAGCTATTTGATCAAAAGTGGGATGTGCAAACCTTGCCGTCCTATGAATCCGGAGTGGCGGAAAATCCTTTCGTCGCCTTTCAAGATATTCCTGTGAAGCTTCGTTATCAGTTTTTACTTGACGATGCTCAATACCACGTTGCGACCTTTATTAAAGGGCCTGTATGTAATGGCACCATGGCTGTTAATTCCATTCAAGAGCAGTTCTATACGTTTTTCTTAAATCCTGATTCTGACAATATGGTTCTTTCCAGGGACTATGAAAAGCAAGCCGCCCCTCTGTTGGCACTCCCTGGAAAATTTGGCTCTGATGTGGAGTTTACGTCGGCGCCAATAGACTTAAAACGTATCACTGATTATCGTGAGGCCTATCGACTGCTTCGCAGTAAAGAGCTTATTAAAAATCGTCCAGACGGTTATACCCTGAATGATATCTGGAATGGTGATGAGAAAAATAATAACGCCGCATTGACTATTTTCCGTCATGACCAAAATGCCGTGGTGATGAAGGGGGCGGTTGGTGATCTTTCAAAAACTGTTTTCGTTCTGGATTATCCACTTTTTGAAAGATTGGTTTATAACCTGGTCGTGAATTTTGATGTTTTCGGAAATCTCGGGCACCAGCTTCTGACTCGAGTATACATGGATATGATTCGAATGGAGGCCGAAGAGTTGTTCTTAAGATTTTTACCTCCCGAAGAGCGACTTCAATACCGTCGCACCTGGTATCAAGGAATTTTGACTAGCGCAAAAATGGAATATATTTTTCCTCCGGTAGGGGCTGGGGAGCCCACGGGAGTTCGCTTCACCAAGGGCACGCAAACCAAGCGGCAAATGGTTGAAAAAATACTTTTTTATCGTATGAATGAAAAAGTGCGAGGTGAGATTGATGACATTAACTGGAAGAAAGTCACTCCGCCAGCAAGTTCAGGTCTTAAAGTAAATGCCACGGGACTCAACAAAGAATTCCGGAAAATATCTTCCATCGCTGCAGAAAGCAGCTCTCCCTTTGCGCGCTATTTTCCTGATGTGGCCTTTGTGATGGTTAAAGGAAAAGACCAAACTCGAGTCTTTTCACTCATTCATAATAAAGAGCATGAAAATGTCTCTTGGATCACAGCCGAGTCCTTACGCATGTCTCCGAAAGAAGATACTCTCACTGTGCGAGAGGGTTACTGGGCTTATTATCCGAATATGATTTTCCAAGTGCCAGAAAAGGAATTGCCGGCATTTACATCTTTCATCACGCGTATAAAAAATGAACAAGGCTATGAAGCCCTGGTAGACAAGTGGGGAGTGCGTCGACAAAATCCTCATTTCTGGAGTGCCTACGATGAACTACAAAAAGTGTATCTGGATTACGACAGAATAAACGCCGGCTACATCGACCTAACCCGCTACTCCCTCTAGGGTGCCAGGTCCTGTTTCTGTATGCGCTGCAGAACTACTGGCACTTAGAACACAGCCCGAAAAAATCCAAGCGGTGAGAGACTTGTTTGTAACCCATTTTCTCCACCATTTGGATGTGCTGATCCAAATCGCAGATATGCAAAGGTTCCACGCGCTGGCAGTTACGGCAAATCACGTGATGATGATGATGGCCCGATTCCAGTGTCAGCTCAAAACGAGCCACGCCGTCGCCAAACTCCAAACGTGAAACGAGCAAAGTCTCTTCGAATTTTTTTAGAATGCGATAAATTGTAACCAGATCTACACCGGCGTCTTTGCCGCCCAGTTTTTTAAAGATCTCGTCCGCAGAAATAGGTTCAGGATGATGCAAAAGAATTTTAAGCATCTGACTGCGTTGCTGGGTCAGTTTCATGCCCGCTTTGCGCACTCTTTCTTCAAGAGTATCGATATCGATATTTTTACGTTCCTGACTGCATTTATTCACCGGGCCAAGATAGCTGATTTGTGTCCACAAAGCCAGCCCGGTGTTGTGAATATACTTAGGTTTTCTTAGATCTCAGCACTGTAAGTGCGTTTAATGCGTAATAGGTGTAGCAGATGGCTGCGAAGACGGGAATAAAGAACAAAGCAAACGGAATATAGGCGCAAAACCCCAGGATCAGGCCCATGCCAAAAAGAGCTTTTCCCTCTTTTTCCTCAATCAACTGGCGTTCTTCCTCGCTCGCATAATCCTGTAAAACGTCGTACAAAAAGACCCTTTTGTTGAGCCAGGAAGTCAGACTTAACGGCACCAGGACCGGCCCCATAGGCAGCAACCACAGCGGCAAAGTCACTGTGAACCAAAAAATAAATAAAGCCGTCGCATACAGAGTATTCCAAAGACTTCCAATAAAAGTGCCACCACGTTTTTTCTCAAGGTGAGGGAAATCTTTTTCAGCAATCCATTTTAAAGCCAGTGGTAAGACAAAAATCGAAACGAGAATAAGAGCCGACAAAAAGCACGCAGGTACAAAAAGCAGCACTAACAAAATTGCCGCAATCGCATCAATGTAACCCTCTGCCCCCGTGAAATTATGAATCCATTGAAAGGGCCACAATCCCTGTAAGAAACCTTCAAGCCCCACTGTCCAACTGCCCCAGAAAAAAAAGAAAACAGCAAAAACCGCGATGACGGCAAGAATGGGAGGTAAGAATGTCAGAAGCAAAAGGCGGGAGCTAAACAAGGATTCAAAAGACTGTCTGAAAGTTTTGATTATCTTGTGCATGAAAACATTTTTCCTCTTTTAAATTCAGCTTGCAAGTGTTTCAATGAGTCGATCATGAGAAAAACGATTTATCTTTTCAGACACGGACAAACTGACTGGAATCTGGTGCGCAGACTCCAAGGACATTCCGATATTCCTTTGAATGAGGAAGGCCGCAGGCAGGCACAATGCCTGCAAAGTTTTTTCAGCGAAAACCCGGTTGAAATCATGGCAAGCAGTGATCTTTCCCGCGCACAGCAGACAGCTGCTATTGCCAATGAAACCCTCAATGCGCCCACATTTTTCTCTGAAAATTTCCGCGAAGTATTTCTAGGAGATGCTGAAGGTATGTCTCAAGATGAAATCCTAGAGAAACACGGCGAAGACAACTGGAAACGATGGACCTCTCATGAAACCAAACATTTTGATTTTACGTATCTAAACGGGGAGTCAGGTGTTGAAGCTGTTGAGCGATTTAAAAAGGGCTTATTAGATTTCTGTGAAGGCGAAGACTTCACTGTTGCCGGTCTTTGCACTCATGGATTGATGCTGAAAAGATTTTTGCACTCGCTTCGTCCTGATTTACAAGAGCCCCTGCCGATTCCAAACTGTGTCGTTTACAGAATCGAATGGAGCCCGGAAGCAGGCTTCGAATTTAAACTTTAATTTACTGCAGTCGTGGAAGTCGCATCACGAAAGTGGTGTTCGCGGCACCGCGGTCCAAAAACAGACTTCCTTTGTGATTTTTCATAATCCCCGAGGAAATGCTTAGTCCCAAACCGGTTCCTTTACCAAGTTCCTTGGTTGTGAAAAAGGGTTGCATGATTTTTTCAGCCACATCATCAGGGATTCTTGGTCCGGAGTCGACCACGCGAATATCGATATAGTCTCCATACTCGACCGCGTCGACACGGATCCATTTTTCCTCTGACTTTTGTGCTGCATCGAATGAGTTATTTAAAAGGTTTAAAAGCACTTGCTCCACTTGAATAACACGGCATTCGATTTCGAAATCTTCGTCGATAGGGGAAACTTCAAGTTCCACACCGTAATTGTAAAAACGCGTTTTACAGAATTCCAAAGTTTCTTCAACCATCGCTTTGGCCGAAACAAACTCAAACGGATCTTGTTCGCCTTCACGGGAAAAGGAACGTAAGGATTTAATGATTCTAGCGATTTTATCGGCGGTCTTGCTGATGCTTTCAGCGGCCTGTTTTATTTTTTCAGGATCTAGTTTTCCTTGCTCCACCATTTGAGCCAGTTGAAAGGAACGCGCCTGAATAACGGTCAAAGGGTTGTTGATTTCGTGAGCGATGCCCCCGGACATTTCACCAAGTGCTGCCATTTTCGCTGCGGAAATCATTTTCGCTTGGGTTTCCGCAATTTGTGTTTCGTTTTGAATTTCACGTGTTGAATCCCAGGCTACGCCATAAAATCGAGTGCCCATCTGTGATTCTTGTTTTCGGCCATACATGTTGATGTGATGAACCGAGCCATCATCGTGGCGAACTCGATAGCGAACATAGATTTCGGGATCGTTGCGATTATAAGCATCCATAAATGATGTATAGGAAGGCTCACGGTCTTCCGGCAATACCCGACGTCGGAAGGTCTCTAAAGGATCGTCATTGGGTTCTTCTCCGTGAAGCTCAAACATGCGTTTGTCCCAAACACCAATCGGGCCCACCGGGTCGTACTCAAATGTCGCCATCTTTGCAGCTGACAACGAGAGATTTAGTTTCTCCAAAGTTTGCGA
This genomic window contains:
- a CDS encoding fatty acid cis/trans isomerase — protein: MLFLLLVFTMAEDTGEIGTMQFFKTLVMMLFTTLGFCFYTGALAAETLSEDLFTHKIQPLFDNRCLACHSCFNAPCQLNLQNFDGFARGANKFNVYDGTRSKSVEPSRIWIDAKSTKEWRAKGFFTVHNSIEPEKNIFFQVLNLRAINTSSVKAQVHESQVCAANSEELNAMKSAQPQLGMPYGLPALHEGELETIKAWISKGAPGPSMDADKKAHSIPTKLQPQVEIWEKYFNQNELKQKLVSRYLFEHLFLAHIYFPEEPRTFLRLIRSKNPCNKPDEIATRRPNDDPGVKKFYYCFVKFPGTIVSKTHLPYELSHQKLARFKELFDQKWDVQTLPSYESGVAENPFVAFQDIPVKLRYQFLLDDAQYHVATFIKGPVCNGTMAVNSIQEQFYTFFLNPDSDNMVLSRDYEKQAAPLLALPGKFGSDVEFTSAPIDLKRITDYREAYRLLRSKELIKNRPDGYTLNDIWNGDEKNNNAALTIFRHDQNAVVMKGAVGDLSKTVFVLDYPLFERLVYNLVVNFDVFGNLGHQLLTRVYMDMIRMEAEELFLRFLPPEERLQYRRTWYQGILTSAKMEYIFPPVGAGEPTGVRFTKGTQTKRQMVEKILFYRMNEKVRGEIDDINWKKVTPPASSGLKVNATGLNKEFRKISSIAAESSSPFARYFPDVAFVMVKGKDQTRVFSLIHNKEHENVSWITAESLRMSPKEDTLTVREGYWAYYPNMIFQVPEKELPAFTSFITRIKNEQGYEALVDKWGVRRQNPHFWSAYDELQKVYLDYDRINAGYIDLTRYSL
- a CDS encoding Fur family transcriptional regulator; translated protein: MWTQISYLGPVNKCSQERKNIDIDTLEERVRKAGMKLTQQRSQMLKILLHHPEPISADEIFKKLGGKDAGVDLVTIYRILKKFEETLLVSRLEFGDGVARFELTLESGHHHHHVICRNCQRVEPLHICDLDQHIQMVEKMGYKQVSHRLDFFGLCSKCQ
- a CDS encoding EI24 domain-containing protein yields the protein MHKIIKTFRQSFESLFSSRLLLLTFLPPILAVIAVFAVFFFFWGSWTVGLEGFLQGLWPFQWIHNFTGAEGYIDAIAAILLVLLFVPACFLSALILVSIFVLPLALKWIAEKDFPHLEKKRGGTFIGSLWNTLYATALFIFWFTVTLPLWLLPMGPVLVPLSLTSWLNKRVFLYDVLQDYASEEERQLIEEKEGKALFGMGLILGFCAYIPFALFFIPVFAAICYTYYALNALTVLRSKKT
- a CDS encoding histidine phosphatase family protein, with amino-acid sequence MRKTIYLFRHGQTDWNLVRRLQGHSDIPLNEEGRRQAQCLQSFFSENPVEIMASSDLSRAQQTAAIANETLNAPTFFSENFREVFLGDAEGMSQDEILEKHGEDNWKRWTSHETKHFDFTYLNGESGVEAVERFKKGLLDFCEGEDFTVAGLCTHGLMLKRFLHSLRPDLQEPLPIPNCVVYRIEWSPEAGFEFKL
- a CDS encoding PAS domain-containing protein, coding for MKNQKNLVEQVFEFLPSAVYLFDLQAGTMAWFNENVASRFGWTQEQLRAMGQNYWPTVMHPDDLGTLEKTRDYVLNKMVDGQVMHFEYRFKDVWGQYHWIDDRISVFKRDDKGVPISVVGIAAVIDDQKAHEMQLSQTLEKLNLSLSAAKMATFEYDPVGPIGVWDKRMFELHGEEPNDDPLETFRRRVLPEDREPSYTSFMDAYNRNDPEIYVRYRVRHDDGSVHHINMYGRKQESQMGTRFYGVAWDSTREIQNETQIAETQAKMISAAKMAALGEMSGGIAHEINNPLTVIQARSFQLAQMVEQGKLDPEKIKQAAESISKTADKIARIIKSLRSFSREGEQDPFEFVSAKAMVEETLEFCKTRFYNYGVELEVSPIDEDFEIECRVIQVEQVLLNLLNNSFDAAQKSEEKWIRVDAVEYGDYIDIRVVDSGPRIPDDVAEKIMQPFFTTKELGKGTGLGLSISSGIMKNHKGSLFLDRGAANTTFVMRLPRLQ